One window of the Zea mays cultivar B73 chromosome 3, Zm-B73-REFERENCE-NAM-5.0, whole genome shotgun sequence genome contains the following:
- the LOC103650856 gene encoding EPIDERMAL PATTERNING FACTOR-like protein 9, with translation MANGCSTTTTSSLLLFFLLSYLLIGHALCSQGHNGRTSGADYVVQYLHQELPGKHIVLQETVKGLNKGILPKYARRMLIGSIAPICTYNECRGCRFKCTAEQVPVDANDPMNSAYHYKCVCHR, from the exons ATGGCTAATGGTTGCTCCACGACTACCACAAGCTCCCTGCTCCTCTTCTTCCTTCTCTCTTACTTGCTCATCGGTCATGCTCTCTGCAGCCAAGGCCACAATGGCAGAACATCAG GTGCTGATTATGtggtgcaatatctccaccaggaATTACCTGGTAAACATATAGTTTTGCAGGAGACCGTCAAG GGTCTAAACAAAGGCATATTGCCAAAGTATGCACGGAGAATGTTGATCGGCTCAATTGCGCCAATATGCACATACAACGAGTGCAGAGGGTGTCGATTCAAGTGTACTGCTGAGCAAGTCCCAGTGGATGCAAATGACCCCATGAACAGTGCTTACCACTACAAGTGTGTTTGCCACAGGTGA